The Pyricularia oryzae 70-15 chromosome 5, whole genome shotgun sequence genome includes a region encoding these proteins:
- a CDS encoding O-methyltransferase, which translates to MYSTNPDLDKALSSITGSNRALETLARLHEQALAEPPFVSTDARASETETREEALRRHTRELFVALDPDKAALAYLLVRGSGARCVVEAGTSFGVSTIWLALAVGQNAGDDAGVARVIATENEPEKAARARENWAAAGEDVARWIELREGDILETLKQGLPRVDLLLLDIWTPLALPTLKLVQPMMKKGAMVIVDNIEDAKSGYRDLLDYVDQPDSGFNMTVLPYNGGLGLLVYTGSK; encoded by the exons ATGTACTCCACCAATCCAGACCTCGACAAAGCCCTCTCCTCCATCACGGGCAGCAACCGCGCACTCGAAACCCTCGCGCGCCTGCACGAACAAGCGCTGGCGGAGCCGCCCTTTGTCAGCACGGACGCGCGCGCCTCCGAGACGGAGACGCGCGAGGAGGCGCTGCGGCGACACACGCGGGAGCTGTTCGTCGCGCTGGACCCGGACAAGGCGGCGCTGGCGTACCTGCTGGTGCGGGGTTCGGGGGCGCGTTGCGTGGTGGAGGCGGGGACCAGCTTTGGCGTCTCGACCATCTGGCTCGCGCTGGCGGTCGGGCAGAACGCCGGCGACGACGCGGGGGTTGCGAGGGTGATTGCCACGGAGAACGAGCCGGAAaaggcggcgagggcgagggaGAATTGGGCCGCTGCTGGTGAGGATGTGGCGAGGTGGATTGAGCTGAGGGAGGGTGACATCTTGGAGACGCTCAAGCAGGGTCTGCCACGGGTGGATCTTTTGCTTCTCGACA TCTGGACACCGCTGGCCCTTCCGACTCTCAAGCTGGTACAGCCAATGATGAAAAAGGGTGCCATGGTCATTGTGGACAATATCGAGGATGCCAAGTCGGGCTATCGCGATCTCCTGGATTATGTCGATCAGCCGGACAGTGGGTTCAATATGACAGTTTTGCCGTACAATGGCGGGCTAGGCCTGCTTGTGTACACGGGGTCCAAGTAA
- a CDS encoding high-affinity glucose transporter ght2, whose amino-acid sequence MLGGKSIRVNGAECGVESLFLGAVTSLGGFLFGYDTGQISGMLIFEDFQRRFATGPVGENGIREWVPIIQSTMVSLMSIGTLIGALSGAYTADWWGRRRSLAFGVILFIIGNIIQITAMESWIHMMMGRLIAGFGIGNLSVGVPMFQSECAPREIRGAVVASYQLLITFGILISNIINYGVRNIQGSDASWRIVIGLGIFFSVPLGIGILLVPESPRWLAGRQDWDGARMSIARLRGMKHDPNNVLVETDISEMYKIIKEESSVGVGSWAECFTGKGGSEGIPKVVYRTILGMFLHFTQQWTGVNYFFYYGATIFQSAGVDDPIVTQLILGAVNVAMTFLGLYIVEKFGRRGPLFIGGAWQAVWLAVFAAIGTALPPTENRVSGIVMIVSACMFIASFASTWGPICWVVIGETFPLRTRAKQASLSTAGNWLGNFMISFLTPIATDGISFSYGFVFAAVNLCGALGVYFFLYESRMLSLENVDRMYGDPSIKPWNSRKWTPPGYINRRTKDEKYVPEGEHVQGGVRGSVGSDNTAVPGEADVNHDHAKQRPGSDGVPTTEQHEQAVLRNA is encoded by the exons ATGCTTGGCGGCAA GTCCATCAGGGTCAATGGCGCCGAGTGCGGCGTCGAGTCTCTCTTCCTCGGCGCTGTCACCAGCCTGGGTGGCTTTCTTTTCGGTTACGACACGGGTCAGATCTCGGGCATGCTCATCTTCGAGGACTTTCagcgccgcttcgccacggGCCCCGTTGGGGAGAATGGCATCCGGGAATGGGTTCCCATCATTCAGTCCACCATGGTGTCCCTGATGAGCATCGGAACGCTCATCGGTGCTCTTTCTGGTGCCTACACTGCCGACTGGTGGGGACGTCGGAGGAGTTTGGCGTTCGGTGTCATCTTGTTCATCATCGGCAACATCATCCAGATTACTGCCATGGAGTCTTGGATTCACATGATGATGGGTCGCCTGATTGCTGGTTTTGGTATTGGTAACCTGTCTGTCGGTGTGCCCATGTTCCAGTCGGAGTGTGCTCCCCGTGAGATTAGGGGTGCCGTTGTGGCCAGCTACCAACTGCTCATCA CTTTCGGAATCCTCATCTCAAACATCATCAACTACGGTGTCAGGAACATCCAGGGCTCCGACGCCTCGTGGAGAATCGTGATTGGCCTGGGCATCTTCTTCAGCGTGCCTCTCGGTATCGGCATCCTGCTCGTCCCCGAGTCTCCCCGTTGGCTCGCCGGACGTCAGGACTGGGATGGTGCTCGCATGTCCATCGCTCGTCTCCGCGGCATGAAGCACGACCCCAACAACGTCCTCGTCGAGACCGACATCAGCGAGATGTACAAGATCATCAAGGAGGAGTCCAGCGTCGGAGTCGGCAGCTGGGCCGAATGCTTCACCGGCAAGGGCGGTTCCGAAGGCATTCCCAAGGTTGTGTACCGCACCATCCTGGGCATGTTCCTGCACTTTACGCAGCAGTGGACCGGTGTAAACTACTTCTTCTACTACGGTGCCACGATTTTCCAGTCTGCTGGTGTCGACGACCCTATCGTCACGCAATTGATCCTGGGCGCCGTCAACGTCGCCATGACCTTCTTGGGTCTGTACATTGTCGAGAAGTTTGGACGTCGTGGTCCCCTCTTTATTGGTGGCGCGTGGCAGGCGGTCTGGCTGGCTGTTTTTGCTGCCATTGGAACCGCTCTGCCGCCCACAGAGAACCGCGTCTCTGGCATCGTCATGATTGTGTCCGCCTGCATGTTTATTGCTTCGTTCGCCAG CACCTGGGGTCCCATCTGCTGGGTCGTCATCGGCGAGACCTTCCCGCTCCGCACGCGTGCCAAGCAGGCCTCGCTGTCCACAGCCGGCAACTGGCTGGGCAACTTTATGATTTCGTTCCTCACGCCCATCGCCACCGACGGCATCTCGTTCTCCTACGGCTTCGTGTTTGCCGCCGTCAACTTGTGCGGTGCCCTGGGCGTGTACTTCTTCCTCTACGAGTCCCGCATGCTGTCGCTCGAGAACGTCGACCGCATGTACGGCGACCCGTCCATCAAGCCCTGGAACTCGCGCAAGTGGACTCCCCCCGGATACATCAACCGCCGCACCAAGGACGAGAAGTACGTGCCCGAGGGCGAGCACGTCCAGGGCGGAGTCAGGGGCTCGGTCGGCAGCGACAACACCGCCGTCCCCGGCGAGGCCGACGTCAACCACGACCACGCCAAGCAAAGGCCTGGTAGCGACGGCGTTCCCACGACGGAGCAGCACGAGCAGGCTGTGCTCCGGAACGCGTAA
- a CDS encoding streptogrisin-C: MELSRYLALLAVVLPVVYGAPTEASTSLHPKILAAMKRDLGLDAEAATARVAFEHAAVDIIEQLRTSTGDSFAGAWISDNGATLNVGITDESLSAGVVAAGATPAIFSSSLSKLEQAKEALDKLNAEKPETLVATSADSGIASYYVDVTTNKLVLEALADSVAHAESLAAEVGLAPSEFEVVTVEEMPSTFVTIRGGDAYRIGSSRCSVGFSVTTGFVSAGHCGNVGTAVQTSTGASLGSFAGKVFPGSADMAFIRTVSGHQLTGTINGYGRGNLPVSGSTQAGVGSSICRSGSTTGVYCGTVGALGATVNYAQGSVTGLTRTSVCAEPGDSGGSFYSGAQGQGVTSGGSGNCASGGTTYFQPLNRILSTYGLTLVRG, from the coding sequence ATGGAACTCTCCAGATACCTTGCCCTCCTGGCCGTCGTGCTGCCCGTCGTTTACGGTGCACCGACCGAGGCCTCGACCAGCCTCCACCCCAAGATCCTTGCTGCCATGAAGCGCGACCTTGGGCTggacgccgaggcggccaCGGCGCGTGTCGCCTTTGAGCACGCGGCCGTGGACATCATCGAGCAGCTGCGCACCTCGACGGGCGACTCGTTCGCCGGTGCCTGGATCTCGGACAACGGCGCCACCCTCAACGTCGGCATCACCGACGAGAGCCTCTCCGCCGGGGTGGTGGCTGCGGGCGCCACGCCGGCCATCTTCTCCAGCAGCCTGTCCAAGCTCGAGCAGGCCAAGGAGGCCCTCGACAAGCTCAACGCCGAGAAGCCCGAGACGCTCGTCGCGACCTCGGCCGACTCGGGCATTGCGTCGTACTACGTCGACGTCACCACCAACAAGCTCGTCCTGGAGGCGCTTGCCGACAGCGTGGCCCACGCCGAGTCGCTGGCCGCCGAGGTCGGCCTGGCCCCGTCCGAGTTCGAGGTGGTGACGGTCGAGGAGATGCCGTCGACCTTTGTGACCAtccgcggcggcgacgccTACCGCATCGGCTCCAGCCGCTGCTCCGTCGGCTTCTCCGTCACCACGGGCTTCGTCTCGGCCGGCCACTGCGGCAACGTGGGCACCGCCGTCCAGACCAGCACCGGCGCCTCGCTCGGCTCCTTTGCCGGCAAGGTCTTCCCCGGCAGCGCCGACATGGCCTTCATCCGCACCGTCAGCGGTCACCAGCTCACCGGCACCATCAACGGCTACGGCCGCGGCAACCTGCCCGTGTCCGGCAGCACCCAGGCCGGTGTCGGATCCAGCATCTGCCGCTCCGGCTCCACCACCGGAGTCTACTGCGGCACCGTCGGCGCCCTCGGCGCCACCGTCAACTACGCTCAGGGCAGCGTCACCGGCCTCACCCGCACCAGCGTCtgcgccgagcccggcgacTCTGGCGGCTCCTTCTACTCGGGCGCCCAGGGCCAGGGTGTCACCTCGGGAGGCTCCGGCAACTGCGCCTCCGGCGGAACCACCTACTTCCAGCCCCTCAACAGGATCCTGTCCACCTACGGTCTTACCCTGGTCAGGGGTTGA